A region of the Chrysiogenia bacterium genome:
GGCGCCGGTCCCATTTGCGGGCAGGCTGGGCCATTGGGGAGCAAAGCGAGTGAAGGATCCCAATCCAACCCTGAGCATCAGCATCGGCGACCGCATTCGCTGGTGGTTCTTCGGCGGCGCCCTGGTGTCGTCCCTGCTCATCATCGCGCTCTTTTCGCTCCAGCTCGACCTCACGATCGTCAGTTTCCTGGTGGTTCTGGTCTCCGCGGGCGTCTCTGCCGGCGTGAGCGCCATCATCACCCGGCGCCTCAAATCCGACCTCAATGCCCTGATGACGGCCGCCCGGCGCGTCTCCGAGGGTGAACTCAACGCCCCCATCAACATGGGGGAGAAGAAATACCGCGACGAAACCGATGAGCTGGCCGGTCTGTTCCAGGAAATGCAGCAGAACCTCCAGCAACTGGTGGGGCAGATTCAGGCCACCGGTACCAAGATCACCGGTGCGGCCCACGGGCTCTCGGCCACGGCCGAGCAGATGACAACTTCCACCCAGGAAATCGCCGCCACCATGGCCGATATCTCCCGGGGCACCGATCACCAGAGCCGCCTGGTGGAGCGAACCTCCTCGGGCATGCGCGAGGTGGTCAACGCCGTCGAGCAGACCGAGCGCAGCGCGGCCGAGAGTGCCGAGCGCGCGACCAAGGCGGTGGAGACCGTGCGCGGCAGCTCGAAGCTGGCCGAGGAATCGGTCGACAAGATGCGCGAGATTTTCGAGCGCGTCGAAGACTCCTCGCGTCTGATGAGCGCGTTCTCCGACAAGCTCAAGCAGGTCAACAAGATCGTGGTCGTCATCTCGGGCATCGCCCAGCGCACGACCCTGCTCTCGCTCAATGCCACCATCGAGGCCGCCAAGGCCGGCGAATACGGCCGCGGCTTTGCCGTGGTGGCCGACGAGATCCGCAAGCTCGCCGAGTCGACGACCCGTTCGGCCGAGCAGATTACCGAGCTCATCGAGGGCGTCGAGGAAGAGAGCCGCCGCGTCGTTGAGGCCATGCAGGCCAGCGTCGACACCGTGGCCGGCAGCCGCTCGGACGTGACGAGCATCGGCGACGCCCTGCAGGGCATTGTGGGCAGTTTCAGCGAGATCCAGCTTCAGACCCAGGGCATCAGCGAACTGGCCCGCACGCAGGCCAGCCAGAGCCAGGAAATCCTCAAGGCCATGGAAGACATCCAGAACGTGGCCGACAATACCGCCGCCTCGACCATGGAAATTTCCGCCGCCACGCGCGAGCAGACCAACTCCATGCGCGAGATGAGCAACTCGGCGCTGGAGCTCTCCGACCTGGCCGAGCAGCTCAAGGCCGCTGCCAGCCGCTTCCGGCTGGAGCAGGGGAGCGCCGGTGACAACGGTTCGATCGTGGGCGGAGGCGTGACACCGTTCCGCATCCAGAAGCCCTCGGACGACGACGATGACGAAGCGGCGCTGGTCATTGAGGCCTGAGCGGCTGTCCAATGGCCAGTGACCTGCGCGATGAATTATTTCTGATTTTCACCCAATCGGGTGAGCGGTACGCCTTGCACCTGAAACAGGTGGACGAAGTGCTGGAGATGCCGCGGCTGGAGTTCGTTCCCCGCTCACCGTCCCAGTGCCTGGGAGCGATCCCCCACCACGGACAGGTACTGGCGGTGGTGGACGCCGCCAGCGTGCTCGATGCGCCGGCGAAGGGCTCGCAAAGCACGCAGGACGTGCCCACGGTGCTCTCCGGCTCGTTGACGCGGCTCGTGGTCCTCAGCTATGGCGACTGCACGTTCGCCCTGCAGGTGGACCGGGTCGACCGGATTTCCCCGCTTTCCTCGAAGCAGCGTGTTGCCGGGGGCGGGGAAGAGGATGCAGCCAAGTGGCTCGAAGGGGTTTACCCGGAGCCCGATGGC
Encoded here:
- a CDS encoding chemotaxis protein CheW, translating into MASDLRDELFLIFTQSGERYALHLKQVDEVLEMPRLEFVPRSPSQCLGAIPHHGQVLAVVDAASVLDAPAKGSQSTQDVPTVLSGSLTRLVVLSYGDCTFALQVDRVDRISPLSSKQRVAGGGEEDAAKWLEGVYPEPDGIVNKINTAVLVETIDRIFQAA
- a CDS encoding methyl-accepting chemotaxis protein, with the translated sequence MKDPNPTLSISIGDRIRWWFFGGALVSSLLIIALFSLQLDLTIVSFLVVLVSAGVSAGVSAIITRRLKSDLNALMTAARRVSEGELNAPINMGEKKYRDETDELAGLFQEMQQNLQQLVGQIQATGTKITGAAHGLSATAEQMTTSTQEIAATMADISRGTDHQSRLVERTSSGMREVVNAVEQTERSAAESAERATKAVETVRGSSKLAEESVDKMREIFERVEDSSRLMSAFSDKLKQVNKIVVVISGIAQRTTLLSLNATIEAAKAGEYGRGFAVVADEIRKLAESTTRSAEQITELIEGVEEESRRVVEAMQASVDTVAGSRSDVTSIGDALQGIVGSFSEIQLQTQGISELARTQASQSQEILKAMEDIQNVADNTAASTMEISAATREQTNSMREMSNSALELSDLAEQLKAAASRFRLEQGSAGDNGSIVGGGVTPFRIQKPSDDDDDEAALVIEA